In a single window of the Ananas comosus cultivar F153 unplaced genomic scaffold, ASM154086v1, whole genome shotgun sequence genome:
- the LOC109705595 gene encoding receptor-like protein 12: MASFILSFLLLILGMQANRAMGCIERERNTLLSFKADLTDPYNFLSSWEGHDCCKWTGVVCSNTTSHVVKLKLGNLALSGEINPSLSLLSDLKHLDLSMNNFNGISIPTQIGSLHKLKYLNLSNACFSGTVPAQLGNLSNLRYLDLSVELSLSCMMSVGNNMWWLSQLSSLKYLDMSYVYLGDVPNWLDTINMLPSLEVLHLPFTLLNGIPSSLSDVNITALKVLDLGNNGINSTLPTWLWNLTHVTYLDLSFNNFQGLIPDELSSLKSLNSLFLQNNYFKSMSPRAFRNLCNLNTLDLSEIGFSGDISEWMDAMAGCTLYKLQNLYLGYNNLKGNLSGWLENMTGLSSLDLSYNSLNGTIPLGVWEMPNITYLDLSSNSFEGVVSEVQLNHLGGIQALLLSNNSIAVRCSDDWVPSFQIEQFGLASCQLGPKFPTWLQGQTQLEYLDLSNNQLVETLPSWFWTISQSLNYVDLSNNQIKGNLPLLSDLTMLQMLNLSTNQFEGPLPSLPPAIVSLDLSNNFFEGPLSTSSLPELSFLILSNNSFDGTVPHSLCKSFDLMLLNLSRNNLSGELPRCLERSQERLFIVDLMNNNLSGGVPDSVCYQESLSLLNLDNNNLSGEFPSSLQRCKELVFLDLGQNKFSGAIPTWIGEKSLSSLMLLSLHSNMFSGSIPPQVLQLGYLQVLDLSHNNLSGIIPRSIGNFSWTALERGGKTEDVEHLEQGRFYSFSASFLLVIKGDQRLYSNILDLLESIDLSDNNLSGEIPDEIGDLWALQNLNLSQNHLSGSIPDNVGKMKYLESLDLRMNNLSGTIPQSLSALTYLNHLNLSYNNLSGPIPTGNQLQTLPDPSIYIGNPYLCGPPITKNCSTNETIHGFSEGPTNTSNKFERLSLYVSVILGFITGFWAVS, from the coding sequence ATGGcttcttttattctttctttcttacttTTGATTCTGGGCATGCAAGCAAATAGAGCAATGGGTTGCattgagagggagaggaacacACTTCTCAGCTTTAAAGCCGACCTAACTGATCCATACAACTTCTTGTCATCGTGGGAAGGGCACGATTGTTGTAAATGGACGGGAGTCGTCTGCAGCAATACAACGAGCCATGTTGTGAAGCTCAAACTCGGAAATTTAGCATTGAGCGGTGAGATCAACCCATCTTTGTCTCTTTTAAGTGATCTGAAGCACTTAGATCTTAGTATGAATAACTTTAACGGCATAAGCATTCCTACGCAAATAGGTTCTTTGCATAAGTTGAAATATCTTAACCTCTCTAATGCTTGTTTTAGTGGAACTGTGCCTGCTCAACTTGGGAATCTCTCAAATCTCCGCTATCTTGATCTTAGTGTTGAGCTTTCTCTTTCTTGCATGATGAGTGTAGGCAATAATATGTGGTGGCTCAGCCAGCTTTCTTCTTTGAAGTATCTTGATATGAGTTATGTGTACTTAGGTGATGTTCCAAATTGGCTCGATACTATAAACATGCTTCCTTCCTTGGAAGTGCTTCACTTGCCATTCACTCTTCTCAACGGAATTCCTTCGTCGCTATCGGACGTCAACATTACAGCTCTAAAAGTACTTGATTTAGGGAATAACGGCATCAACTCTACCTTACCCACATGGTTGTGGAATCTTACTCACGTCACTTATCTCGACCTTTCGTTCAATAACTTCCAAGGACTCATTCCTGATGAACTTAGCTCTTTGAAATCCCTCAATTccctttttttacaaaataattatttcaaaagtATGTCTCCGAGAGCATTTCGCAATCTTTGCAACTTGAATACTTTGGATTTGAGCGAAATCGGCTTCAGTGGGGATATTTCGGAATGGATGGACGCAATGGCGGGGTGCACACTTTATAAGTTACAGAACTTGTATTTGGGATATAACAACTTGAAAGGGAATCTCTCAGGATGGTTAGAAAACATGACTGGTCTAAGTTCTTTGGATTTGAGTTACAACTCACTCAACGGGACTATCCCATTAGGAGTTTGGGAGATGCCTAATATAACATATTTGGATCTTTCTAGCAATTCATTCGAGGGTGTCGTATCTGAGGTCCAACTTAATCATCTTGGAGGAATACAAGCACTTTTACTTTCGAATAACTCCATAGCAGTTCGGTGCAGTGACGATTGGGTACCTTCTTTCCAAATCGAACAATTTGGATTGGCATCATGCCAGTTAGGACCCAAATTTCCTACTTGGCTCCAAGGACAAACACAACTTGAATATCTCGATCTATCAAATAATCAACTTGTTGAAACACTTCCTAGTTGGTTTTGGACTATATCTCAATCCCTAAATTATGTGGATTTATCCAATAATCAAATCAAGGGAAATTTACCACTTTTATCAGACCTTACGATGTTACAGATGTTGAATTTGAGCACTAATCAATTTGAAGGCCCATTGCCATCTTTACCACCTGCTATTGTGTCATTGGATCTATCCAATAATTTCTTTGAAGGTCCATTATCAACCTCTTCATTACCAGAACTATCCTTCTTGATTCTTTCTAATAATAGTTTCGACGGTACTGTACCACACTCTTTATGCAAATCATTTGATTTAATGCTTCTCAACCTATCAAGGAACAACCTATCTGGAGAACTTCCTCGTTGTTTAGAGAGATCACAGGAGAGACTATTTATTGTAGATTTGATGAATAACAATCTTTCTGGAGGAGTTCCTGACTCTGTCTGTTATCAAGAAAGTTTGTCATTATTGAACTTGGACAATAACAACCTGTCAGGAGaatttccttcttctttgcaACGTTGCAAAGAGTTAGTTTTTCTTGACCTCGGGCAGAACAAGTTCTCCGGAGCAATACCAACATGGATTGGAGAAAAGAGTTTGTCATCTCTCATGCTTCTGAGCTTGCATTCAAATATGTTTTCTGGCAGCATTCCCCCACAAGTTCTACAGCTTGGATATCTTCAAGTGTTGGATCTTTCTCATAACAATCTTTCAGGGATTATACCCCGATCTATTGGCAACTTTAGTTGGACTGCTTTGGAAAGAGGAGGAAAGACAGAAGATGTGGAACATTTAGAACAAGGAAGATTCTATAGCTTTTCAGCTAGTTTTTTGCTCGTCATAAAAGGGGATCAACGTCTCTATTCAAATATTCTCGACCTTTTGGAGAGCATAGATCTTTCTGATAATAACTTATCTGGGGAGATTCCTGACGAGATTGGAGATTTGTGGGCACtacaaaacttaaatttgtCGCAAAATCACTTATCAGGAAGTATTCCAGACAATGTCGGCAAAATGAAGTATTTGGAATCTCTCGACCTTCGAATGAACAATCTTTCTGGCACTATTCCGCAAAGCCTCTCCGCACTGACTTATTTGAATCACTTAAATTTGTCGTACAATAATCTATCAGGACCGATTCCGACAGGAAATCAACTGCAAACCCTCCCTGACCCGTCCATTTACATTGGCAATCCATATCTTTGTGGACCACCGATTACTAAAAATTGCTCTACAAATGAGACAATTCATGGTTTTAGCGAAGGGCCGACAAACACATCTAACAAGTTTGAAAGATTATCGCTCTATGTCAGTGTGATATTGGGATTTATCACAGGATTTTGGGCTGTTTCTG
- the LOC109705596 gene encoding LRR receptor-like serine/threonine-protein kinase ERL2, which translates to MSIATDWFQAINKLPSLTYLDITYTNPSVIPISLPYINITSLRVLKIASNNINSTIPRWIWNLTGITYLDLSFNQFHGFIPSELSFLKSLKVLLLRSNNFKGVSPKAFNNLCNLSTLDLSRVGFTERGIRSVERLSSCTQQNLQILRFADNKLRGNLSGWLERMTGLTNIDLSGNSLNRTIPIGVWRLPNLTTLYLESNFLEGVVTEIELSYLKRIKWLSLSYNSLHVQVMSHDWTPPFQLKGLKLASCNLGPKFPPWLQGQTQLGEINLSKTKIVDTLPDWLWNMSSSLEVIDLSYNQIKGKLPLSLNRVMLRYLNLSSNQFEGPLPALPQTPTVLDLSNNFFTGPIPNSTLSSLEYLLLSNNSFDGNVPVSLCESTSLLVLDISNNKLSGEIPPCLGMSQDQLLILDTMNNNLSGQIPASLGKQTGLSILNLRNNSLSGEIPSSLQHCAELIILDLGYNNFSGTIPEWIGQSLSVLMVLSLRSNAFFGSIPSEIVRLGYLRILDLSHNNLSGTIPRSIGKFSSTASEKGIPEDYIRYLEDESDEGLMGSLYFVVKGETRDYAKLLYLFESIDLSCNDLYGEIPDEIGDLQALQNLNFSMNHLTGHIPDQIGKMHALESLDVAMNSLSGTIPQSLATLNYLSHLNVSYNNLSGKIPSGYQLQTLDDPSIYIGNPYLCGPPTTQSCSSNETTHVVGKKSHGRFERLGLYISVVLGFIIGFWIFCGVLLLSRSLRISYFSAIDRTYDRLYVAVALTLIRLRRIFGEV; encoded by the coding sequence ATGAGTATTGCTACAGATTGGTTTCAAGCAATAAACAAGCTGCCATCTTTGACATATCTTGATATTACCTACACTAATCCTTCCGTAATACCAATTTCTCTACCGTATATCAACATTACGAGTCTTAGAGTCCTCAAAATCGCAAGCAACAACATCAACTCCACCATACCTAGATGGATATGGAACCTTACCGGCATCACTTACCTCGACCTTTCTTTCAATCAATTCCATGGTTTCATTCCTTCTGAATTGAGTTTCCTAAAGTCTCTAAAAGTCCTTCTCTTGAGATCTAATAATTTCAAAGGCGTGTCACCGAAAGCATTTAATAATCTCTGCAACTTGAGCACTTTGGATTTGAGCAGAGTCGGCTTCACCGAACGAGGAATTAGATCAGTGGAGAGATTGTCGAGCTGCACGCAACAAAATCTACAGATTTTACGTTTTGCAGATAACAAATTGAGGGGGAACTTGTCGGGTTGGCTAGAGCGCATGACCGGTCTAACTAACATAGACCTTTCTGGAAACTCGCTAAACAGGACCATCCCAATTGGAGTCTGGAGGCTTCCTAACTTAACGACGTTATATCTCGAAAGTAATTTCCTCGAGGGTGTCGTAACGGAAATCGAACTTTCCTACTTAAAGAGAATAAAATGGTTATCACTTTCATATAACTCCTTACATGTGCAAGTTATGAGTCATGACTGGACCCCTCCTTTTCAGCTGAAGGGACTCAAATTGGCTTCCTGCAATCTGGGACCGAAATTTCCTCCTTGGCTGCAAGGACAGACCCAACTCGGAGAGATAAACTTGTCGAAAACTAAAATTGTAGATACACTTCCTGATTGGCTTTGGAATATGTCCAGTTCCCTAGAAGTAATCGATCTCTCGTATAACCAAATCAAAGGAAAATTACCATTGTCACTGAACCGTGTCATGCTACGGTATctaaatttgagctcaaaccagTTTGAAGGCCCATTGCCAGCTCTTCCGCAAACTCCTACTGTCCTGGATCTGTCCAACAATTTTTTTACGGGACCGATACCAAACTCTACGCTATCGAGTTTAGAGTATTTGCTTCTTTCTAATAATAGTTTCGACGGCAATGTACCAGTCTCTTTATGCGAATCAACTTCATTACTAGTTCTTGATATATCAAACAACAAGCTATCAGGAGAAATTCCTCCGTGTTTAGGGATGTCGCAAGATCAGCTTCTTATTCTGGATACGATGAACAATAATTTATCTGGACAAATTCCCGCCTCCCTCGGCAAACAAACGGGTCTTTCGATATTGAATTTAAGAAATAATAGCTTGTCAGGAGAAATTCCTTCTTCTTTGCAGCATTGTGCGGAGTTAATTATTCTCGACCTTggatataataatttttctggaaCAATACCTGAATGGATTGGACAGAGCTTATCAGTTCTCATGGTGCTCAGCTTGCGCTCAAATGCGTTTTTTGGTAGCATTCCTTCGGAAATTGTACGACTCGGGTATCTTCGAATCTTAGATCTCTCTCACAACAACTTATCTGGAACTATACCTCGATCTATTGGAAAATTTAGTTCGACTGCTTCGGAAAAAGGAATTCCGGAGGATTACATACGGTATTTGGAAGATGAAAGTGATGAAGGCCTCATGGGCAGCTTATATTTTGTCGTAAAAGGAGAGACACGGGATTATGCGAAACTTCTTTATCTTTTCGAAAGTATTGACCTTTCTTGCAATGATCTATATGGAGAGATCCCTGATGAGATCGGAGATTTACAGGCACTGCAGAATCTGAACTTTTCGATGAATCATTTGACAGGGCATATTCCAGATCAAATCGGCAAGATGCATGCATTGGAGTCCCTTGATGTAGCAATGAACAGCCTTTCTGGGACTATTCCACAAAGTCTTGCTACACTAAATTATCTGAGCCACTTAAACGTGTCGTATAATAATCTGTCAGGAAAAATTCCGTCAGGATATCAACTGCAGACTCTCGACGATCCATCTATATACATCGGCAATCCATATCTTTGTGGGCCGCCAACTACGCAAAGTTGCTCCAGTAATGAAACAACTCATGTTGTTGGGAAAAAGTCGCATGGCCGGTTTGAAAGATTAGGGCTGTACATTAGTGTGGTGTTAGGATTTATAATAGGATTTTGGATTTTCTGTGGTGTTCTTTTGTTAAGTAGATCACTGAGAATTTCTTATTTCTCCGCTATCGACCGCACATATGATAGGCTTTATGTTGCTGTTGCATTAACACTCATTAGATTAAGGAGGATATTTGGGGAAGTGTAG